Genomic window (Dyadobacter fanqingshengii):
AGGCGAGGCAAGCCGATAAACCAGATCGTTTTCGGGAAGCATTCTGTCTTCCGGTGCAATGAGGATTACGCGCCAGGGAAATGCACGCGTTCCTTTTGTTTTGGCAATAAAATCTTCACGTTCGGAAACATAAACCTGCGAGTATTCACCTGCCAGCACTTTTTCCGCTTTCGGATATGGGGCGAACGCTCCCAGCAGCGTGCTCTTTCCGGTCCCGGTTAAAAACATTCCCGGATACGATTCCAGGTCCGATTCGGTGATGATTATCTTGGGTGAATTCCCTGCCGCGAGCAAAACAGGCGTAAAGCAAAGGTTTTTAGCCAAGACGCTATCCAATGTTTTGATTTGGTAAGGCTCCTCGAAACTCGTGTGAAACTGGTCCTGATTCCCTCGCCGGACCACTTCCGGGAAATATAAATGCGGGTTGTCGGGAAAATTGAATGCTGCCAATTCATTCTTCACAATGATCGAATCTTTGAAAAATGTCTCGATCCGATAGGCTGCACCATCATTGTAAACCCGGAAAGTGAGCCGGAACGGCGCGGAAAAGCGAAACGATATTTCATTGTAAACGTCAGGAATATGCTTGCGTTTTTCAGGGACCGGCGAAACAATGACCTCATTCACCGACCTCGTGGTCACTTTCGGTTTGTTCAGCCGATCGGACAATTTGCCTTCATTTCCTAGAACAAGGTCAATCTGTGAAGGCGCGAGCAGCGGGGCGCCGTCGTAGGAAATGGCGTAGCTTACTGTCTTGTCAATATTAACGGAAAGCTTTGTTTTTCCATCGGGCGAAGATATTTCCCGGATCGTTGCTCCGTGTGCGACGAAAGAAAGCGCCAGCAAGCCAAATAGCAAGACTCTCTGACTTAGCAAGATGGTGAACTGATGGGTGTGCGACATCCCTGATCTGATAAATTCCTATTTCACCTTAATGTAAGAAAATCCGTGAAAATAATTACTTTGCTGTTAAATTGACATTCTTAAAAACGGAAAAAACAGCACCGTAGAACCTGCATGGATTACTTTCTCGTTTCGTTCTTCCTGATCCAGTATGTTCGGTCATCATTGCATACAAGTACCAGCCTTCCGGATTGGGACCGCACATTGCTGATAGGCCGATATGTGAGCATTGCATTAATTGCGACTTACTATGTGTCGGACACCCCGGATTGGTTCAGTTGGATCTGGCATGTTTTCATGATCCTGATCATCTACATTCTTTACACCAAAGAAGATTTTAGTCCGATCAGGTCAGTTACTCAGTCTGTTATTCCATTTGTAGCCATATCCATCATCAGTGATATACTGGAAGTTGCAGCTCCGAAATTTTATGAGGATTACGACGACTGGTTCAACATTGCCACTTCTTTTGCATTTGTACTATGCTTCGTCATCTGGTTTTATGCTCAGAAGCAACGAAAAATCCTTTTAAAAGAACGGGAAGACCGGCTGCGTGAAGAAATGGCAAGCAAGGCGCAAAAGGAATCACTGGAATATCTTGTTGCTGAGCGCACAATGGAACTCACGGCACAAAAAGAAGAACTGCAAAAAGCGATCGAAGACCTGAAATCGACTCAGAACCAGTTGATCCAGAGTGAAAAGATGGCCTCGCTCGGTGAGCTTACTGCAGGCATTGCGCACGAGATCCAAAACCCGCTGAATTTTGTCAACAACTTTTCTGAGGTGTCTGTTGAGCTTTGCCAGGAGTTGGAAGAAGAAGTGGACAAAACAGCGATTTCCGATGAGGATAAAGATTATATCAAAGGCATTATCGCCGATCTGAGCCAAAACCAGCAAAAGATAACGCACCACGGTAAACGCGCAGATTCGATTGTGAAAGGAATGCTTCAGCATTCCCGCGCTTCCTCGGGCGAGAAGGAAGCGGTGGAGATCAATGCATTGGCAGACGAATATATGCGGCTTGCTTATCACGGCTTGCGCGCCAAGGACAAGGAATTTAATGCAGCATTGGTTACCGACTTTGATCCGAACATTGGCAAAGTCATGGTGATGCCGCAGGATCTCGGAAGGGTTTTTCTGAATCTTTTTACCAATGCATTTTACGCCGTAGCCGAGAAAAAACGAATGTTGACCGAGGCCGGCAAGCTGAATGATTATAAGCCGGAAGTGAAAATTTCCACCAAAATGTTCGCCGGCAAGCTCTATATAAGGGTTACCGACAATGGCACGGGCATGCCGGATCAGGTAAAAGCCAAGATATTTCAGCCGTTCTTCACGACGAAGCCAACAGGGCAGGGCACAGGGCTGGGCCTTTCAATGAGTTATGATATCATTACCAATGCCCACAACGGAATGCTGGACGTGGAGACCATTCCGGGAGAAAAAACCGAGTTCAAAATTACAATTCCAATCGCCTGATTAGGTCAGCGCTTTACTGATTTAAATATGAAAATACTTGTAGTGGATGACGAGGAAGACGTTAAGTCGCTTTTTGAACAAAAATTCAGGAAGGAGATCCGTAGCGCACAGTTTGAATTTTCATTTGCTTTTTCAGGTGAGGAAGCGCTGCATTTTATGGCTGAGCATCCTTCCGAAGTGGTCATGATCCTGTCGGATATTAATATGCCGGGCATGAGCGGTATAGAGTTGTTGAAGACGATCCGTAAAGACTTCCCTGCCGCACCGCCGCAAGTGATGATGATAACGGCTTATGGCGATAGCAACAACCATGATCAGGCAATGCAGCTTGGAGCGGATGATTTTTTGACGAAGCCTGTCAATTTTGTTGAATTAAAAGAGAAATTGCTGAAAACCCTATGAAAGCCAAAATACTGGTTGTGGATGATGAAGCAGATCTGCAATTGCTGATCAAGCAGAAATTCAGACGACAGATCCGCGAGCAGGAATACGAATTTATCTTCGCCGAAAACGGCTATAAGGCCCTCGAAGCACTCGTAGAGCACCCTGATACGGACATGGTGCTGAGTGACATCAATATGCCCGAGATGGATGGACTGACGCTGCTCATCCGCCTGGGTGAGCTGAGCCCGATCCTCAAATCGGTGATCGTGTCTGCTTACGGCGACATGGACAACATTCGCACGGCCATGAACCGGGGCGCATTTGACTTTCTTACCAAACCCATTGATTTTAAGGATCTTGAAGTCACAATGGAGAAGACGCTTACCTATGTGGCGCAGCTGCGGGAAACGCTGAAAGCCGTTCGTGAAAATGATATTTTGCGCATGTATGTGGATTCTTCCGTCCTCCAATTTATGACGCAGGATACTTTTGAAAGATCGCTGATGACGAGCGAGAACATTGAAGCAACGGTCGTTTTTATGGACATGTGCGGGTTCACTTCCATTTCCGAAAACGAACCGGCAGATCTGGTGGTGAAACTCATCAACAAGTATTTTGATGTAATGGTCAAAGAAATCATTGCGCAAGGCGGCCTGGTCGATAAATTCATGGGAGACGCGGTTATGGCCGTTTTTCGCGGTGAATATCATTTGGACCGTGCTATTGAAACATCGCTGGCCGTCAGAAACCAGATCAATAATTTTAAGGAAGAGCGTGAAGGGCATTCGGGTTATTTTCCAAAGGTGTCCATTGGCATTAATTCCGGCGAAATGGTCTCGGGGAACATTGGTTCTGCGGCACTGAAAAGGCTGGATTATACGGTCATCGGCGACGCTGTTAATGTTGCCCAACGTCTGCAAAATGCGGCAAAACCAGGTCAGGTTTTACTGCCCGAATCTGCTTACCTTGCTGTTAAGGAAGCATTTAATTGTAATCTGGTGGGAGAGGTTGTGCTTAAAAATAAGGCAAATCCCGTCAAGATCTACGAAGTTCTGGAATAGCCATGAATGTTGAAAAAGCAGAAGTTTTTATCGTCGATCAGTTTCGGCGGAGGTTGTCGGACACACTTTATTATCACGGTTTGCACCACACGCTGGACGTTGCCAATGCCGCATTGCACCTGGCCAATCTGGAAGGCGTTACGGACAGGGAGGAGCGGGATCTGCTGAAAACAGCGGCCTTGTATCACGATGCCGGCTTCATGTACACATACAAGGAGCATGAGCAGGAAGGGTGCAGGATCGCCCGCGAAGCATTGCCCCGTTTCGGTTACAGTCCCGAACAGATCGAAACCATTTGCGGAATGATCATGGCGACACAAATTCCCCAAAGTCCGAAAACACATTTGGAACAAATCGTTTGTGACGCTGACCTGGATTATCTGGGCCGCGCAGACTTTGAACCCATTGCCGAAACATTATACAGGGAGCTTAAAGCCAGAGATATGGTAACCGATATCGACGCCTGGAATGCCATACAGGTAAAATTCATTGGCGCGCACAAATACTGGACCGCATCGGCGCAGCGCCTGCGGGAGCTTCCTAAGCAGACGAACCTGAAAACATTATTATAACAAGCGCATTTTCTCGTTCTGCGCACGGATCCGCTGGCAGAGGATGCGCAGCACATTCCTCAGGATCTCGTCGCGTTCTTCCATTAGTTCGAAGAAATCCTCCTGATCAATGCGGAAAACCAGCGTATCTGTTTCTGCAACAGTTGTTGCCGATCTTGGCTCAGTATCGAGTAAGGCCAGTTCCCCAAAAATCTCGCCCTTATCAAATAATGCGAGCTGTTTTTTCCCATCGTAAATGCCAATTTGCCCCGTATAAATAATATACATGGAATCACCCGGATCTCCTTTCGCAAAAATTTCCTGGCTGTCGCTATACGTGATTTCTTTCATGATCGGCGCAATCGAGCTGAGCACGTTTTCGGGAGTTTGGGCAAAAAGTTGTGTGTTTTTCAAAACAATCACTCGTTCCATTTCTGAAATTTGCTGGGAAGTTTCTGCGTGTTTCATAGGATTTGTTGTGAGATTAAGGATCGAAGCATCCGCGTTTGTTGCCAATTTAATGCGAACTGCGTCCCGGATAAGACGCGAAGAATGGGTGTGAAGATTTGCTATCAGCGCAAGATCGTTCTGATCATTGCTTTTGGCGATGGCCAATGCAATGGTCCATTCCGTAAATAATTTTTCTTTTTGTGTCAAAATGTAAGGGATCAGCGATACGCCGGATTCCTGGTTTCCCATGTACTGGCGCAATGCCTCACGCTTTTTTTGAATGGGGATATTTTCAAACAATGCATGTAAGGAAGGATACAGCACGCGGGGCAAAAGGCTCTCGATCATTTCCAGAGAATTGGCCCTTTTTTCGCGTGACGCATGTCTGATTCCCTTCCAGGCATTCTGCACGGCGTCCTTATCATACTGCATCATAAACAGATAAAAAAGTCGCTGGCTTGTCAGTTCGAGTTCATAATCCAATGTGTTGTTCCAGGCTTCATCCGCTTCGTTTTCGTCCATGCCGCTCAAAAGCATAGACGCATGAAACAATTCCTTTTCAACGAACTCAGAAATAATTTGCTTATAGTCAGCCATTAACGAGTAATTGGTCAATGCTTTCAGCGCTGCCCGATGGATATAAGTATCAATGTTTTTAAAATGTACGTTACTTTCTGAACTTATCAAATTTATATTATGGTAAATATTTTTAATAAGTTTAAAAAGTATTTGAAGTATATATTCGTGCTTTGTTTTTTCTGCAACTCTTATGAGCGTATGAATGCGCTCCTGGGACAGATCATTGTGCAGCCACTCTTCCACAATGCTGATACCCGAGTCGCCGGATTTGATCAGCGAAGCCACGGTTTGCCTGGACAATGAGCCGGTGAGTAACGGTTTCAATTCACGTAAAAGCTGGGGTGAGCCCACGGTTGCGGCCACTTCCAAAGCATAGTTCCGAACTTTTTCCGAGCCGTTGCGGAGGCAGGTTTTTACAAATTCTTCCTGCGCTTTCAGTCCCGTGGTTTTCACACAATCCAATGCAATCAACTGCGCATCTTCCTGCTCCGACAGGAATAGCCGGCGTAATGTGCCGTGAATAAGCGGCAATGCTTTGCCAGCTTCCCAACTTCCCAAAATCGATCCTTTTACGATGTCCAGATCTTCATGCGCCAGAAATCGGGCCAGTTGCTCGTCTGTCAACTGGGATTTTGAAGCGGCAATTCTGACGGCCAGCGTTTGGCAAGCCGTGTCCGGCTCGGTCTCAATGTATTTAAGAAATGTATCTGAAAGCTCCGGTTTTTCAAGTCCCGCAAGGGTTTGCAATGTTTTCAGGCGAACGGCCGTGATTGGATTTTTGAGCAGCAAATCAACGTTTTTGCGGAAAACGGATTCCTTATTGCGAGCCAGCCAATCGATCGCGTTGAGGACTTCTTCCTTTCGTTCGCTCTTCAAATTCTCCGTGATGATAGGCAATGCTTCGGATGGAGATGCCATTTCACCGCTCCTTATGAACCTTTTGCTGATCGCATTTTTCAATTCCTGAATGTAATGCCCGTATGCTTTCCGGAAAATAAGCAGCGCCGCCACAGCAAACAGGAGGGAGAGATCGAATGTAAGGCTGATGTTGCTGAGTTTTTGCGTGTAAATGATCCATAGCAAACCGCCCGCTATCAGCATACCCAATGGTTCAAACAGGCCTTTGGCCAATGTATGGCCTTTTAACCGCGTTTTGGTTGAAAGCGGTTGGAATAACACAAGAAAAACAGGATCGAAAATGGTTCGCCTGACCAGTTCAAAAAGCAGGTAAGCTGCACAGTAGTAGACCAGTAAAGAAGGTTCGTCTTTTCTGAAATAGGATGAAATGAGCAAACCAAGCGATATCACAATGGTGGTCAGCGGCAATAGGAACAGTGTAAGCTTCACGCCAAACCGTTCAACCGTTTTACCCGAAAAAATCAGTTTTACAAATGTAGCAATCACATAAGTGACTGATAATAATGTTCCTACAAAGCCAATTACATCGTGCTGACTATGGAATTTGTATTTGACATTGACAAAAAAGTGATATTCGATCCAGGTTGCAGCGGCGGCAACGAGCACCATGCCCAGGCAAAGCGAGGTGAGGAGCTTATTTCCACCGAAATATTTCTGAATGATCTTTGAATCCGAGGCCGAAATCTGTCTCGGCCGGGCGTGATGCGGATTGGGAATTTCGGTGAACCTGAATGTCAGGATCTGGGTGTAAAAGGCCAGCGCAAAAAACACCAGGGAAATGACCAGCAAGATCATTAGAACCGAGGGAGAATGGATCAAAACGGCCAAAACAGCACCCAGCGCTTTGGCAGGCATATCACCAGAACCAATGACGCTGAACAGCCTTTTGCTTTGACGCACATCAAAAACCAATGCAGATAAGCCCCAGAATTCCAGATTAATGAGCAGGTAAATGATCCGGTAACCCACCATAATGGCGATCGCCGTCGCAATGCCATGACCAGCCCAAAGCAGGCCCATCACCACCACCACCATTAAAAGTGAAGACAACATTGTGCCCAGACTCAGCCGTTTCAGGACCAGGTGATGCTCGAAATGTTCATAGACCTTTCCAGCGGCCATTACAGCAATCGCCGCCGCCACATAAGCAATGGGCAGGGAATATTCGGGATGATTTTCGAGCAAAAGAACGTTGGCCGAGACATAGACCAGCGTTGTACCCACATTGATAAAGAAATTATGAAAGAAGAAAAGGATCGTCTGGGGATTAATGGAACTGAAAATTTTGCTATTCTTAATCTGGGATATCATATGTTCGGAATGCTGTCGTCGCTTACGTAAAATAAACACTTATCCCCGCACGATCAAAACTGAGGGTGAATGCGACAACCAAAGGCTGTGAGACTCAACGGCCTTTTTCCAGCTGTCGAGGCTGATGATCATGAGATCTTTCTCCTGCAGGAAATCTTTTTCGAGAACATTCTCATCCAGCACCCTGATCCGTCCATTGTCAAAGTTACCAATCGCTTCCAGTTCGGACTGAATTTCAGGGGATTGGCTTGCGGCATTGGTGGGGTCCATAAGGGCCAGTTTGATGTTCGGGTGTAATGCTAGCTTCCTTACAAATTGAAACACTACTATATCCTCCGGAGAGAAAATGGGGATAAATATATTTTCGACTTTGGTCAGATTTTTTTCGATCAGAATACCCAGCGGGATCTTTACTGTCTTGATAATGTTGGTGGTACGCTCGTCAAAGACATCTGCATGAAAGAGTTTCTCTTTTCCTGTTATGGTGTCAAAAAGCCTTTCGCGACTGATGATCTTTGAAGTGAATCCCAAAATCTTGCCCAGGAATGTTCCTTCGAAGACCGTACGGCCGATTCCAATCATTAACATGTCGTACTCTCCGGCATTCGCAGTTTCAATTATATCGTGCTCAATGTTCTGGGAAGGTTTAAAAAGAGAGACAAACTGCGTATCCAGTGTGGCAGCCTCTTCGGTTATCGGCCTGAATGTTTCCAACTGGTATTCTTCGGTGTTGACCTGATTAAGATAACTGCTTGGAGAAAGATGCAAAGCGGTAATGTGGTGCGAAGCGAGTTGTTTTTGTAGAAAATGATAAGCCAAACGAAGCATTTTCCTTCCGCCCTGCGGGCTGGCAAATGCAATGAGTATGGAAAATCTGGAATCGGGCCCCGTTTCTCCTGATGCTTCCCATTTTTTCTCCGGAAAGAAGCGGTCGATCAGATCCAGTGCCGGGCCGGTCATACAAGTTGTAGCGAGTGCCATGATCACCATCATCGCAAAGATTTCGGGGGACAGGACGCCAATGTCGTAGCCAATGTTCAGCACAACCAGCTCCATCAGCCCGCGGGTGTTCATTAATGACCCGATAATGAGGCTGTCGCGCCAGGATTGGTTTACAAAACGTGCCGCAACGGCGCTTCCGATGAACTTTCCCGTGACTGCGGCAGCAATGATCAGGCCCGTAATTTCCCACAGATAAGGATCATTCAGCAACCCGATTTGTGTTCTCAGACCCGTAAAAACAAAGAACAGCGGCAAGAGCAGCACCATGGAAACGTCTTCCACTTTTTCAATGAAAATATTGCGGAAGCTCTGGTTTGCCGGCATGATCACACCCGCCATAAATGCGCCGAATAACGCATGAATGCCGATTACTTCCGTGCAATAGGCAGAAAACATCAGCACCAGGAAAAACAGACCCACCACCGGCTTGGTCAATCCTTCGCGGTAGGAATAATGGTCACCAATGCGTTTCAGCACCGGTTTGAGCACTTTCAGCATGAATACCACATATGCGGCGGCCAGGATGATCGTATAAACAGAGCTTATAAAATCGCCCGCTTTTACGATCGCGATTACGGCGGCCAGGATACACCAGGCAGTAATGTCATCGGTGGCGGCGCAGGTAATCACCATCATGCCGAGCTTCGTGCGCGACAGCCCGCGTTCCTGAACAATCCGCGCCAATACCGGAAATGCTGTGATACTCAGGGCTATACCAATGAAAAGTGAGAATGATAAAAAGCTGATGCCGTCGGGCGCAAATTGCTGATATATGTAAAGTGCAAGTCCTACGCCCAATGCAAATGGCAGAATAATGCTCGCATGACTGATCACGATGGCTTCCTGTGCTTTGGTCTTTAAAACATTCAGGTCCAGCTCCATACCAATGATAAACATGAAGAGAATTAACCCGACCTGGCTTAAAAACTGCAAATTACCCAGCGACTGCACGGGAAAAAGGAAGGTTGAAAATTCAGGAAAATACATGCCAAGCAGCGAAGGCCCAAGGAAAATACCGGCTGCAATTTCACCGATTACGGTAGGCTGACCGATAGATTTACAAAGCCAACCGAAAACCCTTGCTACTAAAATGATGGTAATGATCTGCAAGAGCAGCGTGGCAAGCGGATGAGTGAGGTTATGGTTGAAAGTGTCTAAGAACTGGTCCCAGGAAGATGTTGTTGGAACAGGGTTATTGGCCAGTTGATCAGCGTTTTCGAGTGTTTGGCCTTGCCGGATAAAGAAATAAAGTAAAGCAGAAAAGACACCAATTGTAATCGTGTAGAAAAGTACATTGCGGAGATTCTTCATCGTCAGTAATGAGTGTGAAGAACGCAAAATAGCGAATAAAAGCTAAAAAAGGGTTTCCAAACCGTTAAGATTGGAAACCCCTTTTGCGATCGTTTAGCTCCACAACCGGTCGTGAGAGCGTTTCTCGTTCCAATCCGGGGTTGGTGCGAAGAAACTTTTATCCTTTGGATTCAAGTGTTTCTTAACTTCCTCTTCGTTCAATTCAATGCCGAGTCCCGGCGCTTCCAGCGGTACAGGCGCGTAACCTTTGTCAATGAGTTTGCGGCCGTCGGTTGTTTTTACCAGGCTTTCCCACCAGGTCACATCCACGGAATGGTGTTCCAAAGCCAGGAAGTTTTGTGTAGCGGCTGCGCAATGCACATTAGCCATGAAGCTGACTGGCGTTCCGGCGAAGTGCATCGCCATCGCAATCCCGTTATCCTCGGCATAGTCACCGATGCGTTTGGTTTCCAGCAAGCCACCCGAAGATGCCAGATCGGGGTGTACAATGTCCACGGCACGTTTATCGATCAGTGCTTTGAAGCCTTCTTTCAGATAAATGTCTTCGCCCGTTAATGTGGGCGTTTCCAATGCGTCTGAAATGGTTTTCCACTGGTCTGTATATTCCCAGGGCACCATGTCTTCCAGCCAGGCGAGGCGATATTTATCCAAAGCTTTACCCAGGCGAATGCCGTTATTTAAGTCAAAATGGCCATAATGGTCAGTGGAAAGCGGAATTTCGTAGCCCACAACGCTGCGTACGTCTTCCACGACCTTTGCCATTTCATCCAAGCCTTTCGGTGTGATCTGGATCGCTGTGAATGGGTGT
Coding sequences:
- a CDS encoding adenylate/guanylate cyclase domain-containing protein, whose translation is MKAKILVVDDEADLQLLIKQKFRRQIREQEYEFIFAENGYKALEALVEHPDTDMVLSDINMPEMDGLTLLIRLGELSPILKSVIVSAYGDMDNIRTAMNRGAFDFLTKPIDFKDLEVTMEKTLTYVAQLRETLKAVRENDILRMYVDSSVLQFMTQDTFERSLMTSENIEATVVFMDMCGFTSISENEPADLVVKLINKYFDVMVKEIIAQGGLVDKFMGDAVMAVFRGEYHLDRAIETSLAVRNQINNFKEEREGHSGYFPKVSIGINSGEMVSGNIGSAALKRLDYTVIGDAVNVAQRLQNAAKPGQVLLPESAYLAVKEAFNCNLVGEVVLKNKANPVKIYEVLE
- a CDS encoding cyclic nucleotide-binding domain-containing protein — protein: MISQIKNSKIFSSINPQTILFFFHNFFINVGTTLVYVSANVLLLENHPEYSLPIAYVAAAIAVMAAGKVYEHFEHHLVLKRLSLGTMLSSLLMVVVVMGLLWAGHGIATAIAIMVGYRIIYLLINLEFWGLSALVFDVRQSKRLFSVIGSGDMPAKALGAVLAVLIHSPSVLMILLVISLVFFALAFYTQILTFRFTEIPNPHHARPRQISASDSKIIQKYFGGNKLLTSLCLGMVLVAAAATWIEYHFFVNVKYKFHSQHDVIGFVGTLLSVTYVIATFVKLIFSGKTVERFGVKLTLFLLPLTTIVISLGLLISSYFRKDEPSLLVYYCAAYLLFELVRRTIFDPVFLVLFQPLSTKTRLKGHTLAKGLFEPLGMLIAGGLLWIIYTQKLSNISLTFDLSLLFAVAALLIFRKAYGHYIQELKNAISKRFIRSGEMASPSEALPIITENLKSERKEEVLNAIDWLARNKESVFRKNVDLLLKNPITAVRLKTLQTLAGLEKPELSDTFLKYIETEPDTACQTLAVRIAASKSQLTDEQLARFLAHEDLDIVKGSILGSWEAGKALPLIHGTLRRLFLSEQEDAQLIALDCVKTTGLKAQEEFVKTCLRNGSEKVRNYALEVAATVGSPQLLRELKPLLTGSLSRQTVASLIKSGDSGISIVEEWLHNDLSQERIHTLIRVAEKTKHEYILQILFKLIKNIYHNINLISSESNVHFKNIDTYIHRAALKALTNYSLMADYKQIISEFVEKELFHASMLLSGMDENEADEAWNNTLDYELELTSQRLFYLFMMQYDKDAVQNAWKGIRHASREKRANSLEMIESLLPRVLYPSLHALFENIPIQKKREALRQYMGNQESGVSLIPYILTQKEKLFTEWTIALAIAKSNDQNDLALIANLHTHSSRLIRDAVRIKLATNADASILNLTTNPMKHAETSQQISEMERVIVLKNTQLFAQTPENVLSSIAPIMKEITYSDSQEIFAKGDPGDSMYIIYTGQIGIYDGKKQLALFDKGEIFGELALLDTEPRSATTVAETDTLVFRIDQEDFFELMEERDEILRNVLRILCQRIRAQNEKMRLL
- a CDS encoding response regulator, yielding MKILVVDDEEDVKSLFEQKFRKEIRSAQFEFSFAFSGEEALHFMAEHPSEVVMILSDINMPGMSGIELLKTIRKDFPAAPPQVMMITAYGDSNNHDQAMQLGADDFLTKPVNFVELKEKLLKTL
- a CDS encoding cation:proton antiporter; translated protein: MKNLRNVLFYTITIGVFSALLYFFIRQGQTLENADQLANNPVPTTSSWDQFLDTFNHNLTHPLATLLLQIITIILVARVFGWLCKSIGQPTVIGEIAAGIFLGPSLLGMYFPEFSTFLFPVQSLGNLQFLSQVGLILFMFIIGMELDLNVLKTKAQEAIVISHASIILPFALGVGLALYIYQQFAPDGISFLSFSLFIGIALSITAFPVLARIVQERGLSRTKLGMMVITCAATDDITAWCILAAVIAIVKAGDFISSVYTIILAAAYVVFMLKVLKPVLKRIGDHYSYREGLTKPVVGLFFLVLMFSAYCTEVIGIHALFGAFMAGVIMPANQSFRNIFIEKVEDVSMVLLLPLFFVFTGLRTQIGLLNDPYLWEITGLIIAAAVTGKFIGSAVAARFVNQSWRDSLIIGSLMNTRGLMELVVLNIGYDIGVLSPEIFAMMVIMALATTCMTGPALDLIDRFFPEKKWEASGETGPDSRFSILIAFASPQGGRKMLRLAYHFLQKQLASHHITALHLSPSSYLNQVNTEEYQLETFRPITEEAATLDTQFVSLFKPSQNIEHDIIETANAGEYDMLMIGIGRTVFEGTFLGKILGFTSKIISRERLFDTITGKEKLFHADVFDERTTNIIKTVKIPLGILIEKNLTKVENIFIPIFSPEDIVVFQFVRKLALHPNIKLALMDPTNAASQSPEIQSELEAIGNFDNGRIRVLDENVLEKDFLQEKDLMIISLDSWKKAVESHSLWLSHSPSVLIVRG
- a CDS encoding HD domain-containing protein, with the translated sequence MNVEKAEVFIVDQFRRRLSDTLYYHGLHHTLDVANAALHLANLEGVTDREERDLLKTAALYHDAGFMYTYKEHEQEGCRIAREALPRFGYSPEQIETICGMIMATQIPQSPKTHLEQIVCDADLDYLGRADFEPIAETLYRELKARDMVTDIDAWNAIQVKFIGAHKYWTASAQRLRELPKQTNLKTLL
- a CDS encoding ATP-binding protein; translated protein: MDYFLVSFFLIQYVRSSLHTSTSLPDWDRTLLIGRYVSIALIATYYVSDTPDWFSWIWHVFMILIIYILYTKEDFSPIRSVTQSVIPFVAISIISDILEVAAPKFYEDYDDWFNIATSFAFVLCFVIWFYAQKQRKILLKEREDRLREEMASKAQKESLEYLVAERTMELTAQKEELQKAIEDLKSTQNQLIQSEKMASLGELTAGIAHEIQNPLNFVNNFSEVSVELCQELEEEVDKTAISDEDKDYIKGIIADLSQNQQKITHHGKRADSIVKGMLQHSRASSGEKEAVEINALADEYMRLAYHGLRAKDKEFNAALVTDFDPNIGKVMVMPQDLGRVFLNLFTNAFYAVAEKKRMLTEAGKLNDYKPEVKISTKMFAGKLYIRVTDNGTGMPDQVKAKIFQPFFTTKPTGQGTGLGLSMSYDIITNAHNGMLDVETIPGEKTEFKITIPIA